From the genome of Lasioglossum baleicum chromosome 13, iyLasBale1, whole genome shotgun sequence, one region includes:
- the Mt2 gene encoding tRNA (cytosine(38)-C(5))-methyltransferase: protein MRVLELYSGIGGMHYAFQESGVDGDCVAAVDINNVANDVYKHNFPDVCLMNRNVQSISVQEINDLRIDTILMSPPCQPYTRIGLQKDVSDNRSSSLFSVLELIPRIKTLKYILLENVKGFEKSEMRDAVLKCIDDSGFHYRELVLSPCQFGIPNSRCRYYLLAKKKNLRFSFDNVTLNFDLPEDVLRALPKGKHRFLAEKSCTQDMEIDKNCYMLDKILETVDDTQYLVPSKLLQKRAWILDIRTSQDRGSCCFTKAYGHYAEGTGSVYCPYSEDVIKETYLTASKYDRESLEALQILETLKLRYFTAREICRLMCFPEDFTFPDHITRKQQYRLLGNSINVYVVSRLIYLLYAEKQIM, encoded by the exons ATGAGAGTGCTAGAATTGTACAGCGGTATCGGGGGAATGCATTACGCGTTTCAAG AGAGCGGTGTCGACGGCGACTGTGTCGCAGCTGTAGATATAAACAATGTCGCGAACGACGTATACAAACACAATTTCCCAGATGTTTGTCTGATGAATCGTAACGTTCAGTCAATTTCTGTACAAGAGATAAACGACCTGCGTATAGACACCATTTTAATGAGTCCTCCTTGTCAACCGTACACAAGGATAGGCCTCCAAAAAGATGTATCCGACAATAGGTCTTCGTCGTTATTTTCTGTACTTGAACTGATACCTCGAATAAAAacgttaaaatatattttgctaGAGAATGTTAAGGGGTTCGAGAAGTCTGAGATGAGAGACGCGGTATTGAAATGCATAGACGATTCTGGATTTCACTACAGAGAACTGGTATTAAGCCCGTGCCAGTTCGGTATTCCGAATAGTAGATGCAGATACTATCTACTAGCCAAGAAGAAAAATCTGAGATTTTCTTTCGACAATGTTACGTTGAATTTTGATTTGCCAGAAGATGTTCTGAGAGCTTTGCCTAAGGGGAAACATAGATTTCTAGCCGAGAAGAGTTGTACGCAAGATATGGAGATCGATAAGAATTGTTACATGTTAGATAAAATTTTAGAAACTGTTGATGACACGCAGTACCTAGTACCTAGCAAATTACTACAAAAGAGAGCCTGGATATTAGATATAAGGACGTCTCAAGACCGTGGTTCCTGTTGTTTTACGAAAGCCTATGGCCACTATGCTGAAGGTACCGGATCTGTATATTGTCCGTATTCGGAAGATGTGATTAAAGAAACGTATTTAACAGCGAGTAAATACGATCGAGAATCGTTAGAAGCGTTACAGATTCTAGAAACGTTAAAGCTAAGATATTTCACTGCCAGAGAGATCTGCAGACTAATGTGTTTTCCCGAAGACTTTACATTTCCTGATCACATTACGAGAAAACAACAATACAGGCTGCTAGGTAACTCGATTAACGTATATGTAGTTAGCAGATTGATATACCTATTGTAcgccgagaagcaaattatgtaa
- the Maf-s gene encoding MAF bZIP transcription factor K gives MDGKRSIKMDPLSPGPCLDISDDELVSISVRDLNRQLKLRGLSREEIVRMKQRRRTLKNRGYAASCRIKRIEQKDELESEKSQEYRDMETMQDDNNRMREEIESWHSKYQALKKFAAEKKIHIPPELETM, from the exons ATGGATGGGAAGAGATCTATAAAAATG GATCCTCTCTCACCTGGCCCTTGTCTAGATATTAGCGATGATGAACTGGTGTCTATATCAGTCAGAGATCTGAACAGGCAATTGAAATTGCGTGGTCTATCTCGGGAGGAGATAGTACGCATGAAACAGCGTAGGAGAACATTAAAGAACAGAGGATACGCAGCCAGTTGCCGCATCAAGAGGATCGAACAGAAAGATGAGCTAGAATCTGAGAAATCGCAGGAGTATCGAGATATGGAAACTATGCAGGACGACAATAATCGCATGAGAGAAGAAATAGAGTCGTGGCACTCAAAGTATCAAGCATTGAAGAAGTTCGCAGCAGAGAAAAAGATTCACATTCCACCAGAATTAGAGACTATGTAA